In the Xiamenia xianingshaonis genome, one interval contains:
- a CDS encoding hydrogenase small subunit, with amino-acid sequence MEKVAIGSEFQGMLDARGVSRRDFLKLCGAVAVAAGLSELAVPRVAQAIEQSVIGATSGNLYPAIWIEGASCTGCTESFAQIETPNAGQVVLDMVSLNYCETLSAAAGYSMEEAKAQTIAAGNYVLIYEGAVLEGWDGQALRVADMPGTEHLVEAAEHATAVVALGSCAVNGGWCAAHPNAANALGVQQYLQKCGVETPVVNIPGCPANPEWLMSVLVDVVVLQDPTILLGRLNDFNMPGDLFNQTIHDNCERRGHFENGEFVYAWGSEEEAKGYCLYPMGCRGPQTKSQCPITMWNNRRSWCVQAGAPCIGCCEANPMDPGQNWVEVNTPFYKRHRDLRIGDWTVQPGTIALTITGVLAAALIVHGFGMKMSGRMDGGADFEKIRNWDKKHPDKSIGVYDNIDE; translated from the coding sequence ATGGAGAAAGTGGCCATTGGATCGGAGTTTCAAGGCATGCTCGACGCCCGCGGCGTCAGCCGCCGCGACTTCTTGAAGCTCTGCGGGGCCGTGGCAGTTGCTGCCGGCTTGTCCGAGCTTGCCGTTCCACGCGTGGCGCAGGCCATTGAACAATCGGTCATCGGCGCAACAAGCGGCAACCTGTATCCCGCAATCTGGATCGAAGGGGCGTCCTGCACGGGCTGCACCGAGTCGTTTGCGCAGATCGAAACCCCGAATGCCGGCCAAGTGGTCCTCGACATGGTTTCGCTGAACTATTGCGAGACGCTGTCGGCGGCCGCCGGCTATTCGATGGAGGAGGCCAAGGCGCAGACGATCGCTGCCGGCAACTACGTTCTCATTTACGAGGGCGCGGTGCTGGAAGGCTGGGACGGCCAGGCTTTGCGCGTGGCCGACATGCCGGGCACGGAGCACTTGGTTGAAGCGGCCGAACATGCGACGGCCGTCGTCGCCTTGGGTTCTTGCGCGGTCAACGGCGGCTGGTGCGCGGCGCATCCCAACGCGGCCAACGCGCTTGGCGTGCAGCAGTATCTGCAGAAGTGCGGCGTGGAGACTCCGGTTGTCAACATCCCGGGCTGCCCGGCCAACCCCGAGTGGCTCATGTCGGTGCTGGTCGACGTCGTGGTGCTGCAAGATCCCACCATTCTGCTCGGCCGTCTCAACGACTTCAACATGCCGGGCGACCTGTTCAATCAGACCATCCACGACAACTGCGAGCGCCGCGGCCATTTCGAGAACGGCGAATTCGTGTACGCCTGGGGCTCTGAAGAGGAAGCCAAGGGCTACTGCCTCTATCCGATGGGCTGCCGCGGACCGCAGACGAAGTCCCAGTGCCCCATCACCATGTGGAATAACCGCCGCAGCTGGTGCGTGCAGGCCGGTGCTCCTTGCATCGGCTGCTGCGAGGCCAACCCGATGGACCCGGGCCAAAACTGGGTCGAGGTGAACACCCCGTTCTACAAGCGTCATCGCGACCTGCGCATCGGCGACTGGACCGTCCAGCCCGGCACCATCGCGCTGACCATCACGGGCGTCCTTGCGGCGGCCCTGATCGTCCACGGCTTCGGCATGAAGATGTCCGGCCGCATGGACGGCGGCGCCGACTTCGAGAAGATCCGCAACTGGGACAAGAAGCACCCGGACAAGTCCATCGGCGTCTACGACAACATCGACGAATAG